The following are encoded in a window of Sminthopsis crassicaudata isolate SCR6 chromosome 5, ASM4859323v1, whole genome shotgun sequence genomic DNA:
- the CCT2 gene encoding T-complex protein 1 subunit beta has product MASLSLAPVNIFKAGADEERAETARLSSFIGAIAIGDLVKSTLGPKGMDKILLSSGRDASLMVTNDGATILKSIGVDNPAAKVLVDMSRVQDDEVGDGTTSVTVLAAELLREAESLVAKKIHPQTIIAGWREATKAAREALLLSTVDHGYDEAAFREDLINIAGTTLSSKLLTHHKDHFTKLAVEAVLRLKGSGNLEAIHIIKKLGGSLADSYLDEGFLLDKKIGVNQPKRIENAKILIANTGMDTDKIKIFGSRVRVDSTAKVAEIEQAEKEKMKEKVDRILKHGINCFINRQLIYNYPEQLFGAAGVMAIEHADFAGVERLALVTGGEIASTFDHPELVKLGSCKLIEEVMIGEDKLIHFSGVALGEACTIVLRGATQQILDEAERSLHDALCVLAQTVKDSRTVYGGGCSEMLMAHAVTELANRTPGKEAVAMESFAKALRMLPTIIADNAGYDSADLVAQLRAAHSEGQKTYGLDMKQGTIGDMAVLGITESFQVKRQVLLSAAEAAEVILRVDNIIKAAPRKRVPDHHPC; this is encoded by the exons ATG gcaTCCCTTTCACTTGCACCTGTTAATATCTTCAAAGCTGGTGCTGATGAAGAAAGGGCTGAAACAGCCCGTTTG TCTTCTTTCATTGGTGCCATTGCCATTGGAGACTTAGTAAAGAGCACTTTAGGACCCAAGGGCatg GACAAGATTCTTCTAAGCAGTGGAAGAGATGCTTCTCTCATGGTAACCAATGATGGTGCAACCATTTTAAAATCTATTGGTGTTGACAATCCAGCAGCCAAAGTTTTAGTTG atatgTCAAGAGTTCAAGATGATGAAGTTGGTGATGGTACTACTTCTGTAACTGTGTTAGCAGCTGAGTTGTTAAGG GAAGCAGAGTCTTTGGTTGCAAAAAAAATTCATCCTCAAACTATTATTGCTGGTTGGAGAGAAGCTACAAAAGCAGCAAGAGAGGCTTTGTTGTTATCCACAGTTGATCATGG TTACGATGAAGCAGCATTCCGTGAAGATTTAATAAACATTGCTGGAACTACATTGTCCTCAAAACTCCTAACTCATCATAAAGACCACTTCACTAAGTTAGCTGTAGAAGCTGTTCTTAGACTGAAAGGCTCTGGCAATCTTGAAGCTATACACATCATCAAGAAACTGGGAGGAAGTTTGGCAGATTCCTATTTAGATGAAG GTTTTTTGCTGGATAAGAAAATTGGAGTAAATCAACCAAAGCGAATTGAAAATGCAAAAATTCTTATTGCAAATACTGGGATGGacacagacaaaataaaa ATATTTGGTTCCCGAGTAAGAGTTGACTCTACAGCAAAGGTTGCAGAAATAGAACaggctgaaaaagaaaaaatgaaggagaaagttGACCGCATCTTGAAGCATGGAATAAATTGCTTTATCAACAG GCAGCTGATTTATAATTATCCTGAACAGTTATTTGGTGCTGCTGGTGTCATGGCAATTGAACATGCAGACTTTGCAGGTGTGGAACGTCTGGCCCTTGTTACAG gtGGTGAAATCGCCTCAACTTTTGATCATCCAGAACTGGTAAAGCTAGGAAGTTGCAAACTTATTGAAGAAGTTATGATTGGAGAAGACAAACTCATCCATTTTTCTGGAGTAGCACtgg gTGAGGCTTGCACCATTGTTCTGCGAGGTGCCACACAGCAGATTTTGGATGAAGCAGAAAGATCCTTGCATGATGCCCTTTGTGTTCTTGCTCAGACCGTGAAAGATTCCAGAACTGTTTATGGTGGTG GTTGTTCTGAGATGCTGATGGCCCATGCTGTTACAGAACTTGCTAACAGAACACCAGGCAAAGAAGCTGTTGCAATGGAGTCTTTTGCTAAAGCTTTGAGAATG CTGCCAACCATTATAGCTGACAATGCTGGATATGACAGTGCAGATTTGGTGGCTCAACTCCGTGCTGCCCACAGTGAAGGCCAAAAAACATACGGACTTG aCATGAAGCAAGGTACCATTGGAGATATGGCTGTGCTTGGTATAACAGAAAGTTTCCAAGTGAAGAGACAAGTTTTGCTGAGTGCGGCTGAAGCAGCAGAAGTAATTCTTCGTGTAGATAACATTATTAAGGCAGCACCAAG aaaacgTGTACCAGATCACCATCCATGTTAG